Below is a window of Fervidobacterium pennivorans DSM 9078 DNA.
TTCTCACATATAGGAGGGTATTTATTCAAATCGACACGATTTTTTACCCCATCAAAGATTCTATTTTCAGGTAACTCACCTTTCAGAAATCTGATGATATTCTCTTCTCCATCACCAACAAAGACATAATCAAAACCAAGCTCTAATAGTTCGAAAGGTAGCGCCGTTGCATGTGGACCACCAGCGATTACAGTGTAACCATGTTTTTTCAACACTCTAAGTTCTTCAATTACCGTATCCAAATCGAAGGTCATAAATGAAAAAGCAACTGCAGTATCCGATACCGGATACTGCAAGATATCAGCAACGTTTTTAGTTTCTAAAATCTCCACATTTTCAATCTCACTAAGCACAGCAGAAACAAGTGCAGTAACACTGTAACGATTATGCTTTGTTGTTCTGAATATGAGCCTTTTAAACATACTTATCCTTTTCGAGATTACCTCCAATTATCCTTAACCCCAAATCTTTTTTCTTACTTCAAGAGCAGGTTCAGCAAGTAGTAAAGAATGACCGCTATCCATAAAGACTATAGACTTGCACTCTTTACCGTAAGATAAATTTACCATTTTTCCACCAAGCTGGCTGCTTGCTCTTATACGTCTTGACACCGTTGACGTAATCGGGATAACCGCGATTACTCTGTCTCTTACGATATATACGTTCTCGTTTATTCTTGCAACTGCTTCGGACATATTTCTAACCCCCTCTTTCTTTACGTTTTTACTTTCACACGTTGAACCTTATTGTTATTATATCACCATCTTCAACGATGTAATCTCTTCCAACAAGCTTCATCAATCCAGCGTCTTTAACCGCTTTCTCGGAACCAAGCCTCACGAGGTCGTCGTATTTTATTACCTCTGCACGGATAAAACCTCTTGCCAAGTCGCTATGGATAACGCCTGCTGCATCGACTGCTGTTGCACCTTTTCTGAGCGTCCATGCACGTACTTCGTCTTTACCAACAGTAAAGAAGGAAATCAATCCAAATTGTGTATAAAGTGCTCTGGATAATCTTTCAATACCTGTTTCGTCTGTTCCCAATTCTTTGAGAAATTCCATCTTTTCTTCTTCACTCAAGGCGTTCAGTTCCATTTCAAGCTTACCACACAGTTCGACATACGCAAACCCATTGTCTTGACAAAGTTTTATAACTTCATCCTTGGTTTGATAACTCTTTTCAGAGAACTGTTCCTCATCAACATTTACTACTACACCTATCGGCTTCAAAGTAGTAAGTGAAAAACCACCAAGCATCTTTTTCTCTTCATCCGTGAGCCCAATTTTCGATAAAAGTTGTTCGTTTTCTAAAGCCTCTTGTATGCGTTTTAGCAACTTTAACTCTGTCTCTTCCTTTGGCTCGAGCTTTCTCTTTGCGTTTTCTAATCTACCAATCCTATTTGTCACTACGTCAAGGTCCCTGAACAGGAATTCATCCAAAGTAGCTTTGAGCTGGTCAATAGGTTTTTCTACCTCAGGGTATGGTACACTATCATTCTTAAACGCTCGAACCACGATAAGCATAGCTTCAACGTTTTGGATGGCGTTAAACACCGCTGTTCGTTCCTTAATATCTTTTATCTTCAAAGCGGGCGTATCGAAAAATTCAAGGGTTGCATAAGTCACTTTCTTTGGTTCATACATCTTTGCAAGAACATCAACTCGTTTATCATGGACTTTTGCAGTTCCCTTTTGATGCTCTTGAGAAAAGAGGTCTACTTCAAGTCCTGTAAGCAAAGAGAATATTGTCGTCTTACCAACCTGTGAAAGTCCAACGATACCTACTTTCATTTCTATTCCTCCTTGAACACCTTTATTAGTGTTGCAATGCGTTCGTTCCTATTGTGCTTTTTGAGTGTCTCGATAAATTCAGAATTTCTCTCAGCGCGAGCAATCGCTATCAATTTTCCATCATGAAAAACCTGGATTATTTGGTCCTTTTTGAAATTCTCGTATTCTACGAGGTCTTCAACCTTTGGTTGAACACCGTTATATATTTTCTCTTGGCTATTCACAATTATTTTTGGAAAATCAAGCACTTTTTCCAATGGAACTAGACTCTTGATAATCAGCTCTCGTAAGCTCTCAAAAGCTTGGGCATCTAAATTCTTTGTCTCTGGTATCATTATTGCATTATCGACTACAAATCTCCCAACGGATAACCTCCTAAGTTCTATTGCAGTTGCTCCACAGCCCAACTTATAACCTATATCCATGCACAAGCTTCTTATGTAAGTGCCAGAAGAGACCTTGGTAACGAATTCAACCTCAGGTAAGTTAATCTTTATGTCCCATATATCGTATATTGTTACTTCACGCGGTGGAAGGTTTATAATCTTCCCTTCGCGTGCGAGTTCATACAACTTTTTTCCTTGGTACTTCTTAGCCGAGTACGCAGGTGGAACTTGTTTGTATGTTCCTATAAAAGATTTTATCGTATTCAAGACTTCTTCTTCAGAAAGTTTTGAGACATCATCGGAATGGTCTTCCATTATTTGACCTGTTATGTCAAAAGTGTCGGTGATTACACCTAATCTGAACTTTACCTTGTAGACTTTGTCAGCATGTTGAAGATACTCAAGTAACCTTGTAGCCTTTCCTACACCAACCACAAGAAGACCCGTTGCGAACGGGTCGAGCGTTCCAGCATGTCCAACTTGTTTTACTTGAAGCAGTTTTCTAATTCTCTCAACAATATCGTGAGACGTCGGTCCCTTTTCTTTATCTACAAGTAGTATTCCTGAAACTACTGGCACAACATCACTCCAAGTCTCGCTTTTTTATCAGAAAATTACCAGTTTTCCAAGAACCTGATATCGTTTCTCACCAAGTCCCTGATATCTTTCACACCGTATTTTACCATTGCGATTCTTTCTATGCCAAGTCCAAACGCAAGTCCGCGCCATTCTTCCGGATCATAACCTACGTTTTTAAATACGTTAGGATGAACCATTCCTGCACCAAGTACCTCAAACCACCTGTTGTTAAAGTATATATCAACCTCAAAGCTCGGTTCGGTGAATGGGAAGTAACTTGGTCGGAGTCTTACCTTAGTATTTTCACCAAGCAGCCTTCTTGCAAATTCTTCCAAGAAATACTTCAAGTGCTTTACTGTAACATCGTGGTCAACGTACAAACCTTCCATCTGTGTAAACATTGGAAGGTGTGTGGCATCGTAGTCTCTTCTGTAAACCCTACCTGGTGCAACTATTGCAAGAGGTGGTTTCCTTGAGAGCATGGTACGTATCTGGACAGGCGAGGTATGTGTTCTTAACATGTACTCGTCGTTGATGTAGAAAGAATCGTGCGCATCACGTGCAGGATGCCATTCTGGAGTGTTGAGCGCATCGAAATTAAACCAAGGCTGTTCGATTTCCGGACCTTCAACTACTGAGAAACCCATTGAAATGAATATATCTTCTAATTCTTTCTGGACCTTCGTAATTATATGTAAATGTCCACGAGCCCTGCGTGCACCCGGCATTGTTGGATCAACCCAGAGTTTTTTGTAAAGCAGTTGTTTCTCACTTTCCATCAACTGACTTTTTCTTTCTTCAAGCAAACCTTCTATCTCATCTTTTAGCTCGTTGACAACCTTTCCAAAGTTTGGTCTTTCTTCGGGTGGTAAATCTTTGAGCTTTTTCATCAGTGAAGTAACAATACCAGATTTTCCCAGGTACTTTACCCTCAAGTCGTTAAGCTGTTTACTATCAGTTGCATTTGAAATCTCGTTTTTTGCATTCTCAAGTATACTTTTGAGTTCTTCAGAGTATCCGGAATATCCAGAAACCATGTGTATGCCCCCTTGTTCATCTCACAAGAATTTATTTCTCGAATTGCCCGAGCGTGTAAACAACTAACCCGCCAATAGCAATCCAAAGAAACATTCCAAAAACATTACCTGTCCCATGATAAGCTGGGGTTATGGGATAAAGTGAACCGGCGATTAATCCCAGGATAAAGTTCAAAACAGAGAGCTTAGCCTTTTCAAACCAAATCTTCAGAAGTTTCGAAATAGTTCCTATACCTATCAAAACACCTATTCCAAGAGTAAGTATAAAAAGCAAATCTGAAATCGTGAACCCACCACTGGCAATTTTTGTTAACTTAGACACGGTTTTTATAGCTGCTTCGTAGTACCCCATGAGCATCAGCAGTAATGAGCCACTAATTCCAGGTAAGACCATCGCCGCTCCCGCAATAACACCAGCAAGAGCTAAAAAGAAATAGCCCAATCCACCTACCACGGAAGTTACGTGTGATTGACCACTTTTAAAAAAATACGGAACGACAACTATCAGAAAACCAACCACAAACTCAAAAAAGCGAAATTTAGAAACTTCTTTTCTGAAATTCCACAAAGAGAAAAGTATAAGCCCAAAGAAAAAACTGTAAGTATAAAACGGGTGGTTTTGAAATGCCCATGTAAGTAATTTACTCCCAGTAATAACCCCAATAAGAATTCCTATAGCAAGTGTTGCTATAAAGGCGATATCTTTCCTACTAATCTTAAACTCCATTATGTCGTTTATAACATCGATAAACCTCTCAAAAATGCCCATTATAACAGCTATTGTTCCACCGCTGATACCTGGAATCACATTCGCCCAACCCATGAACAAACCCGCTATGATTGGTCTAAAAATTTCATCGTACATTCCTGCAGTCCTCCTGTATAACCACTTTTTGGTTTACTTCAATCGCTGTCAGTTTCCCACCGTACACACATCCTGTATCGATTCCTATTTTATCTTCATCAAAATATACCTCTTCAAAGGGCGTGTGACCAAAAACAACTACAAAGCCCAGGTTATGTCTTTTAAGTATAAACTCTTCCCTAATCCATATCAAATCCCTTGGCTCCTGTTTCTCAATTGGCACATTTGGTCTAACGCCACCATGGACAAATAGATATTTCCCTTCGATGTGGTAGTATTTAGTATTTCTGTAGAAGCTCATGTGCTCCTCGTTCGTTTCTAATTGAATAAGATTTCCGTAACTTCTAATTGTTGCCTGTGCTCCGTTTAAGTTCCATAAAAAGATATCATCGTTATTATCGATAACATCAAGCAACATCTGTTCGTGGTTTCCTCTTAAAAACACACACTGCGTCATCTTAGAGAGCAGGAGCAAAAAATCAACAACTCCCTTCGCATCGGGCCCTCTGTCTATATAATCACCCAGGAAGATTAACTTATCGTGCTCACTCGGTGATATTCTTTCTATCACTCTTTCCAAAGCTCTCAAACAACCATGAATATCACCTATTGCCCATAATCCCATTTAACCGAACTCCTCATCGATATTTTGTTATTTTTTCTTTTTAGTTTTCGTTGTAGAAGTCTTTGAATTCTTTGACTTCGAAGTTTGACTCTTCTTGTAAAATCTTTTCTTGCTATAGTTACTCGATGAATTCTTTTCCTGTGTATTACTTTCTTTGTTGATTCCTTCTTGAATTTCTTGCTCTAATTCGTCCTGTTCGTTTGAATTTTGTTCTTTCACCACATAAAGCTTATTACCATCTATGACTCCGAATATATCCGGTTTTAAAGCCTTGTTTGCTTTACAATGTGGGCAGTGTAAGTATAGGCCGAACTTTCCAACTTTGAGTTTGTAGTTACCTGAACAGTCTTCACACTGGATATCTGTATCAAAATCTATAGCAAAAAACTCATTCTTAGCTTTTTCCAAATCCTTGTTGAACTCCTTGAGGAACGTCTTGACAACCTCTTTCCAATCCCTTTTACCATTTTCAATTTCGTCGAGGTCCTTTTCCATCTCGGCAGTAAATCCCTTGTCCACTATATCCGGAAACCTTTGCTCAAGATAATGGTTCACGACAAATCCAAGAATTGTAGGAATCAGAGTTTTTCTTTTCTTAACAACGTATCCTCTATCCAAAAGTGTTTGGATAATCGTCGCATACGTGCTTGGTCGACCTATGCCTTCCGCTTCTAATGTCTTAACGAGTGAAGCTTCCGTGTATCTATCCGGAGGTGTTGTTTGTGATTCTGCTGTTTTAACCTCGACCGAGTATTCTTCATTAACCTTAAGTTCCTTATGTTCTTCGCTTAGTTCGTTGTCTAATGTGTAAACTTTTTCAAATCCATCAAATATACGTTCTCTTATACTTGCCTCAAAAACATATCTACCACTCTCGAAATCGTAGCTGTACTGTTTGTAAACCGCACTACTCATTTGCGATGCGATGAATCGCTTCCAAATCAGTTCGTATAACTTATGGTGGTCTTTGTCCAGCAATTCTTTAGCCTTTTCTGGGGTAATATTTATATCAACTGGCCTGATACACTCGTGGGCATCCTGTATTTTTCCTTTGGTCTTCGAGTTTTTCTTGGAAGTTCCACTTGCACTTCCATTTAGGTATTCTTTTCCGAAATTTTTCAAAATGAACGCTTCTGCTGCCTCTTTCGCTTCATCGGAAACTCTTGTTGAATCTGTTCTCATGTAGGTTATAAATGCAATGTGCCCTTCTTTTGTATCAACACCTTCGTACAACTCTTGAGCTATTCGCATCGTTTTAGAAACTGGGAAGCCGAGCTTGCTTGCCGCATCCTGTTGCAATGTACTGGTTATAAACGGTGCAGGTGGATTTTTCTTTACTTCCTTGATATCTACATCCACTAAACGCACGCTCTTTACGTTTTTAACCACATCTTTTGCAATATCTTCATTTATATCTGTGGGTTTCACCTTTTTACCATCTATCTTTGTTAAATAAGCCTTCAACCCTGCGATATCTATCCAAACTTTGAAATACTTCTGTGGAACAAATCTAAGCCGTTCTCTTTCACGTTCACAGATTATTTTTAGAGCGGCAGATTGTACTCTCCCTGCACTTTTTGCATCCTTTATGATACGCCAAAGAAGTGGGCTAATCGTATAACCTACTATTCTGTCAAGTACTCTTCTAGCAAGTTGAGCGTTGACTTTGTTCATGTCTATCTCCCTTGGGTTCTTAACAGCTTCCTTTATCGCGCGCTCGGTAATTTCGGTGAATGTGATCCTGTTCTTTCCCTTGACTCCAAGGATTGTTGAGAGATGCCAGGCAATGGCTTCTCCTTCTCTGTCCTGGTCGGAAGCAAGTAACACTTCTTTTCCTGAAGTTATCTTCTTTATCTGCTCAACAACACTCTCTTTGCCTGGTATAATCTCAAAATCCAATTTAAGCGAATCAAGGTCCACACCAAACTGTTTCTGTGGAAGGTCACGGATGTGACCTTTTGAAGATATGACCTGGTAATCACTTCCAAGGATTCGCTCTATTGTTTTCGCTTTCGCAGGTGACTCAACGATAATAACTTTTCTCTTTTCTGTCTTTGCCTCATCCTTCTTGTGATATTCCTCTACACCCTGTTGGCTGTTTTGTTTTTCCAAGTCATCTCTTTTGTCTTTGGTCTTGGATTTTGCCATAGCTTTCACCTACTTCCTTTATTTAAGGAAAAACCTTCTGCTAAGATTCGAGTCGTATTCACTCCAATCTTTTTCCTTATCCTCCTTGTCTATTATCTGCATCACACGATTAATCTTGGAATCCATATTTTCAATAAAGTGAAGCACAAGTGCCTCTGGGGTTTTTGGTAACACAGGCGAGCCCCACTCGAATTCACCATGATGGGATGCAATAAGGTGTTTTAATTTCAAGAACTTCTCATAGGATATTCCCCTTGCCTTTTGAGCTAGCATTTCGATTCCTATGATGATATGCCCCACCAATTCACCTTCCGTTGTCACTTCTATGCCATTGTAATTAACTGTGTATTCCTTGACCTTTCCAATATCATGTAACAACGCACCTGTCACAAGTAAATCTCTATCAAATTGGTTGTAAATCCTACAAACACTGTCGACAAGTTTCGCAACGGTCAGCGAGTGTTCCAATAATCCACCTTTATATGCGTGATGTATCCTCATTCCCGCCGGTGAACTCTTAAACATTTCTACAAAATTTTTGTCCTCAACAAAGAATCTTTGAAGTATTGTTTTGTAATCTTCGTCTCGGATTGTATCAATCAACCTGAGAACCGATTTATACATTTCTTCAACATTTTCAGCACTCTTAACAAAACGTTCAATATCGTATTCATTTTCAGAAAGCTTCTTTATAGCGTCCTGTTCGTTTAAGATATTTATCTGTACACGCTCCTCGAAATACACAACTTTTCCTCTGACGTTGACAACATGACCAACCTGGAGTTTTTCATCGTTTGCCTCAGCGTTGTACCAATCAACAGCCCGAATGCTTCCGGTTCTGTCTTCCAACGTTAAAAGCAGGAACTTTTTACCATCTTTTGCTTCTTGGAGTTTTTTGCTCTTAATTTTGTATATTCCATCGATTTCTTTGTCGATCCAGTTCCGCAGTTCCTCCACATAAGGAGACCTAAGCTTTTCAAGAGTTTCTCTGAATCTGTTCACAATTCCAACCCCTCGTATTTTCTTGGTACCCGTTCGGAGATTCTGCAGGTTACCTCGTAGTTTATTGTTCCTACTAATTTCGCTATTTCCTCAGCAGTAATTTGATTAGCGCCTTGCTTGCCAATCAAAACCACCTCATCGCCTATCTTGACGTCTTCCAAGTGGCTAACATCTACCATGAACTGGTCCATACAGACTCTTCCAACAATTGGACACTTTTCCCCGTGTATTAATACATATCCCTTGTTTGATAAGCTTCGCCAATATCCATCAGCGTATCCAACAGGAATGGTTGCAATCCTCATTTCAGTGTACGCAGTGAACGTTCGACCGTAACTTACCGTGTCTCCAGGCTGTATGGTTTTTACATGTGAAACAACTGTTTTCCAAGTGAGTACAGGTTTCAATTTATCACTCTTGACCGTATCACCTGGTTGTAAACCGTAACTCGCAATACCAACCCTGACGTAATCGAAACAATTGACAACTCTTGATATCCCCGCCCCACTGTTGCAAACATGTTTTATCTTGACATCCAAATCGAGTTTCGAAAACTCTTCTGCCTGCTTTTGAGTAAATGCCACATCCGACTCTTCCAAACTATCAGCTACAGCAAAGTGAGTGTAGGCTCCTTCAACCTCAAATCCCGCTTTCCGTGCTGCTTTAACAAATTCTATTGCTTCGGCAGGTGGGATACCCAATCTGCGCATTCCTGTGTCTATCTTTACATGACACTTTGGTTTGAAAGCTTCTTTCGAATACCGCCAAAGTTGCTCCCAAGAGTAAAGTGTTATGATTATGTTATGCTTGTAAGCTATTTGAAGCATGTCTGGTTCGATGTAATTAAAAACCAGGATGTTAGACTTTAAACCGTGTTTACGTAATTCAAGGGCTTCTTCTAAAAACGCTACCGCAAAATAGTCCATTCCTGCCCGTTCCGCTGCTTTGGATAGCACAACCGCACCATGACCATACGCATTTGCTTTAACAACAGGCATGACCTTAGCCGGTGCACAATGCTCTTGGAAGAAACGGAGGTTGTCGATATAGTTCCTAACGTTTATCACAGCGTATGTTCTTCGACTTTCCACAAGCAGCGCCTCCCAACCCTTCTATTTACACATCTTTTGCAAATCGTTTGGTAAACTTGATAAAACCACCTGGACACCATCAATAGGCGGTAGTTTGTACACCTTCCATCGCGTTCTTATTTTTGTTTCAAAAACTCCATCTTCAACTTCAATTATATCACTTAAGGGAACTGAAAAGTATATTGTTGAAATTTTATCCTTTGAAACCTCCAACTTTAATATAAAACTTTCTATCAAAAAGAAGACAAGCCCAGCATAAGCTGATAAAAGTACAAAGACCATTAAACTTGATAACTGCAAAGAAAAAAGATAGAGCACAACAGGTGTGCTCAAAATTATCTCTAACAGTATTAAAACTTTATACCACTTCTTTACTCTCAAGACCATACTCATCACTCATTCAATTTCAAAAAAAGCGGGGTGTATCCCCGCTTTTTATGCCTCTACTGCTACGGATTGTGATTTACTTACGTACCTTTTGACCTTACCTGCTTTTAAACAGCTTGTACAAACGTTCATCCTTTTCACAGTTCCGTTTTCAAGTAGAACCCTTACTTTCTGAACATTTGGCTTAAACCATCTGTTCGTGTGTCTGTTGGAGTGGCTGACGTTCTTACCTGCTCTTGGTTCTTTTCCGCAAATTTCGCACTTTGCCATGACCGCTTCCTCCTTTATTTTGATTTTAATTACTATATCAATTAAGCCACACTACAGTAGGGACCACTACGTGGTATATTATACCAATTCTCTTTGCAAATTCAAGTAGGATTTTTTGTAGCTTAGGTTAATTTTATCTGATTTCTTGGACTTGGACCGTATTTGTTGTTCCAGGTTTACCCCAAGGAATACCAGCAACAATGACAACTTTATCACCAGGCTGGACAAATCCTAATTCTTTGGCTTTTTTCGTAACCTCCTCTATCATCTCATCCGTTGTTAAACTCTTTTCAAGCATTACAGGAACCACGCCCCAAACTAACGATAACCTACAGAACGTTTCATAGGAATTTGTTGCAGCCATTATGGGTATCGATGGTTTGTATTTAGAGACATGGATAGCAGTCGCTCCTGTTCCCGTCGCGGTTATTATGAGCTTCGCGTCGATGTTTTTGGCAAGATTAGTCGCTGCGTAAGAAATCGCACTTGGGAGATCCAAACTCGACGAATACTCTTTTAACCAGTCAAGTCTAAATGTTTCGTACTCTTCCATAAAGGATTCAGTGTTCTTTGCCACTTCATCCATAACCCGTACAGCTTCGCATGGATACTTACCAATTGAAGTCTCTGCGGAAAGCATTACGGCATCCGTTCCATCTAAAATGGCGTTCGATATATCAGTTACTTCAGCTCTGGTCGGAGTTGCGCTATTTATCATACTTTCAAGCATTTGGGTTGCGGTAATCACGGGTTTTTTATAAAGATTCGCAACTTCTATTATCCGCTTCTGAGCAATTGGAACCTGGGCTATGGGAATTTCGACTCCAAGGTCTCCTCGTGCAACCATCACAGCATCCGCCTTAATTACAATCTCTTCAAGATTATTTAAAGCTTGTGCGGTCTCTATCTTCGCTACTATAGGGATGTCCGTTAGTCTTTTCGCATCTTCAACATCTTTTGCTTTCCTAACAAATGAAAGTGCAAAGTAATCTATCCTTTCCTCATTTCCAAGTCTAATAAATTCTTTGTCCCGGTCTGTAATAGATGGTATAGAGATGTCGACACCTGGAAGGTTGACACCTCTTTTGTGTGTTATCGTTCCACCGCGGTCAATTACGCATATTATAGCTTTTCTGGACTTATCGATGTCCTTAACTGTTAAAGAAACTGCTCCATCATTAATTAATATCCTTTCACCAGGTTTGATTTCCTCGTAGAGTTTATCGTAGTTTATCCAAAAGCGTTGTGAATTACCAACAAATTCTTCGCCACATACAATTTCTACTTCTTTTCCATCCTCGAGTGTTATGTAATCTGTTTCAAACATTCCCGTTCTTATCTTTGGACCAGCTAAGTCTAAGAGTATGGCAAATTGATACCCTTTTTCTCTCACCCTCTTTAGCCTTTCAATCCTTTCTCTGTGAACCTCTATTGTCTCGTGCGATGAATTCAACCTGAAGACTTTAACCCCACATTCCAAGAGTTTAACAATATTTTCTTCCGATTCGCTCGCAGGTCCAATAGTCGCAACAATCTTTGTTTTTCTCACCCTTACACCTCCAATCTTCTTTTTGCTTGAGAAAGCTTTATATTTTTCAAGTATCGCCTTTTTCATATTATACCACAAAACCAAAAGAAAAAAGCCCGCGACTTATTGCTGTCACGGGCTTTTCTACCAATTTCTTTTATATGGGTTATTATTCAATGTTCCATTTCATTATACCAACGATAAGAACCACAACGTAAGCCCATGTGATTGAGAAAAGTGGTATAAGAGCTGCACTCTTCACCCAGAAAAAGTCAACAACGTTTAGGGCAATCATTACCACACTCATTAAGACTGCTTTTCTCATACCTTGTCTAACCCTCAGCTCACCAAAATCCTTGGCAATGAGGAAAGTAAAAATAGCCAGAA
It encodes the following:
- a CDS encoding DUF368 domain-containing protein, with translation MYDEIFRPIIAGLFMGWANVIPGISGGTIAVIMGIFERFIDVINDIMEFKISRKDIAFIATLAIGILIGVITGSKLLTWAFQNHPFYTYSFFFGLILFSLWNFRKEVSKFRFFEFVVGFLIVVVPYFFKSGQSHVTSVVGGLGYFFLALAGVIAGAAMVLPGISGSLLLMLMGYYEAAIKTVSKLTKIASGGFTISDLLFILTLGIGVLIGIGTISKLLKIWFEKAKLSVLNFILGLIAGSLYPITPAYHGTGNVFGMFLWIAIGGLVVYTLGQFEK
- the alr gene encoding alanine racemase; its protein translation is MESRRTYAVINVRNYIDNLRFFQEHCAPAKVMPVVKANAYGHGAVVLSKAAERAGMDYFAVAFLEEALELRKHGLKSNILVFNYIEPDMLQIAYKHNIIITLYSWEQLWRYSKEAFKPKCHVKIDTGMRRLGIPPAEAIEFVKAARKAGFEVEGAYTHFAVADSLEESDVAFTQKQAEEFSKLDLDVKIKHVCNSGAGISRVVNCFDYVRVGIASYGLQPGDTVKSDKLKPVLTWKTVVSHVKTIQPGDTVSYGRTFTAYTEMRIATIPVGYADGYWRSLSNKGYVLIHGEKCPIVGRVCMDQFMVDVSHLEDVKIGDEVVLIGKQGANQITAEEIAKLVGTINYEVTCRISERVPRKYEGLEL
- the topA gene encoding type I DNA topoisomerase — translated: MAKSKTKDKRDDLEKQNSQQGVEEYHKKDEAKTEKRKVIIVESPAKAKTIERILGSDYQVISSKGHIRDLPQKQFGVDLDSLKLDFEIIPGKESVVEQIKKITSGKEVLLASDQDREGEAIAWHLSTILGVKGKNRITFTEITERAIKEAVKNPREIDMNKVNAQLARRVLDRIVGYTISPLLWRIIKDAKSAGRVQSAALKIICERERERLRFVPQKYFKVWIDIAGLKAYLTKIDGKKVKPTDINEDIAKDVVKNVKSVRLVDVDIKEVKKNPPAPFITSTLQQDAASKLGFPVSKTMRIAQELYEGVDTKEGHIAFITYMRTDSTRVSDEAKEAAEAFILKNFGKEYLNGSASGTSKKNSKTKGKIQDAHECIRPVDINITPEKAKELLDKDHHKLYELIWKRFIASQMSSAVYKQYSYDFESGRYVFEASIRERIFDGFEKVYTLDNELSEEHKELKVNEEYSVEVKTAESQTTPPDRYTEASLVKTLEAEGIGRPSTYATIIQTLLDRGYVVKKRKTLIPTILGFVVNHYLEQRFPDIVDKGFTAEMEKDLDEIENGKRDWKEVVKTFLKEFNKDLEKAKNEFFAIDFDTDIQCEDCSGNYKLKVGKFGLYLHCPHCKANKALKPDIFGVIDGNKLYVVKEQNSNEQDELEQEIQEGINKESNTQEKNSSSNYSKKRFYKKSQTSKSKNSKTSTTKTKKKK
- the truB gene encoding tRNA pseudouridine(55) synthase TruB; translated protein: MPVVSGILLVDKEKGPTSHDIVERIRKLLQVKQVGHAGTLDPFATGLLVVGVGKATRLLEYLQHADKVYKVKFRLGVITDTFDITGQIMEDHSDDVSKLSEEEVLNTIKSFIGTYKQVPPAYSAKKYQGKKLYELAREGKIINLPPREVTIYDIWDIKINLPEVEFVTKVSSGTYIRSLCMDIGYKLGCGATAIELRRLSVGRFVVDNAIMIPETKNLDAQAFESLRELIIKSLVPLEKVLDFPKIIVNSQEKIYNGVQPKVEDLVEYENFKKDQIIQVFHDGKLIAIARAERNSEFIETLKKHNRNERIATLIKVFKEE
- the rpmB gene encoding 50S ribosomal protein L28 encodes the protein MAKCEICGKEPRAGKNVSHSNRHTNRWFKPNVQKVRVLLENGTVKRMNVCTSCLKAGKVKRYVSKSQSVAVEA
- a CDS encoding 3'-5' exoribonuclease YhaM family protein, which encodes MNRFRETLEKLRSPYVEELRNWIDKEIDGIYKIKSKKLQEAKDGKKFLLLTLEDRTGSIRAVDWYNAEANDEKLQVGHVVNVRGKVVYFEERVQINILNEQDAIKKLSENEYDIERFVKSAENVEEMYKSVLRLIDTIRDEDYKTILQRFFVEDKNFVEMFKSSPAGMRIHHAYKGGLLEHSLTVAKLVDSVCRIYNQFDRDLLVTGALLHDIGKVKEYTVNYNGIEVTTEGELVGHIIIGIEMLAQKARGISYEKFLKLKHLIASHHGEFEWGSPVLPKTPEALVLHFIENMDSKINRVMQIIDKEDKEKDWSEYDSNLSRRFFLK
- a CDS encoding metallophosphoesterase family protein, which gives rise to MGLWAIGDIHGCLRALERVIERISPSEHDKLIFLGDYIDRGPDAKGVVDFLLLLSKMTQCVFLRGNHEQMLLDVIDNNDDIFLWNLNGAQATIRSYGNLIQLETNEEHMSFYRNTKYYHIEGKYLFVHGGVRPNVPIEKQEPRDLIWIREEFILKRHNLGFVVVFGHTPFEEVYFDEDKIGIDTGCVYGGKLTAIEVNQKVVIQEDCRNVR
- a CDS encoding DUF370 domain-containing protein, giving the protein MSEAVARINENVYIVRDRVIAVIPITSTVSRRIRASSQLGGKMVNLSYGKECKSIVFMDSGHSLLLAEPALEVRKKIWG
- the pheS gene encoding phenylalanine--tRNA ligase subunit alpha, translating into MVSGYSGYSEELKSILENAKNEISNATDSKQLNDLRVKYLGKSGIVTSLMKKLKDLPPEERPNFGKVVNELKDEIEGLLEERKSQLMESEKQLLYKKLWVDPTMPGARRARGHLHIITKVQKELEDIFISMGFSVVEGPEIEQPWFNFDALNTPEWHPARDAHDSFYINDEYMLRTHTSPVQIRTMLSRKPPLAIVAPGRVYRRDYDATHLPMFTQMEGLYVDHDVTVKHLKYFLEEFARRLLGENTKVRLRPSYFPFTEPSFEVDIYFNNRWFEVLGAGMVHPNVFKNVGYDPEEWRGLAFGLGIERIAMVKYGVKDIRDLVRNDIRFLENW
- a CDS encoding DUF933 domain-containing protein is translated as MKVGIVGLSQVGKTTIFSLLTGLEVDLFSQEHQKGTAKVHDKRVDVLAKMYEPKKVTYATLEFFDTPALKIKDIKERTAVFNAIQNVEAMLIVVRAFKNDSVPYPEVEKPIDQLKATLDEFLFRDLDVVTNRIGRLENAKRKLEPKEETELKLLKRIQEALENEQLLSKIGLTDEEKKMLGGFSLTTLKPIGVVVNVDEEQFSEKSYQTKDEVIKLCQDNGFAYVELCGKLEMELNALSEEEKMEFLKELGTDETGIERLSRALYTQFGLISFFTVGKDEVRAWTLRKGATAVDAAGVIHSDLARGFIRAEVIKYDDLVRLGSEKAVKDAGLMKLVGRDYIVEDGDIITIRFNV